The sequence TTGTTCTCCGTTGGTAATGTGTGTGTGATAGGGTGAGagtatgagagaaagagaataagaaacagagagctagagagaaagaaagaaaactaaaagCAGAGGACACATTCTGTGGAGAAGGAAGagtctagaaaaataaaatcaagatgAGACTTCAGAGGAGTGGGGATGGGGaatacgtgtgtggaggagaaaaaacgaaagaaaaaaaagaaaagaaaaggtaaataCACCCATacgctttctttcttttcaaatgtCCTACAGTCATGCGCAGCTTGGATTTATATCAATATCAAGTAATTGGTAGTCTGACAATACACGCGTCAAGAGTCGAATGGAGGAGAAAGAGTTAAAGACTGAGTGTTATTAATTGCTCCCCCATATGACTTTGTAAAGCCGACTAACAATTTCTTAAAAGCTTTTCCCTGAAAATAATATTTGTCAAAAAAGTGGTCACTTCACAACTCAACACACTTGTTGAGACTTGACACTTAGACCAACCAGTAGTTGCCTCATGACTCCCCCATTTTGTTACAATCCCTTCATCCCGTTTCTACCTTGGCacattttgggctttttttatttagttggAAACTTACTTTTCCATAATGTTTCTAATCTTGTaatcaagaaaaggaaaatagctatttatgtttttttagaatttaataatttttatttgcatTATGAAAGTTAtgtcataaaaaatattatatatatttgttttggactattttagtttatttttttttattaatttaatgtttttatatatattaaaaataattattaaattaattatgacgtcgtcacggttcgaccccggttcgaCCTCGATTCGACcacaaaaaccttgaacctctcccttttacggttcaatgaacagtctgggtctgaaaaccttgccTGAAAGTGGCTTGGacagcctaaaaaaaaaacattaatactgtagccaataaaaaatatatatgtctataaataataattataaacaaaagaaaaaaaaaagttaatattaTACCATTCCCAGGTATCTTTTGCAGTTAAGGAAAACTTCATTCTTCCTCATGTTCCTCAGGTCAGCCATGTCCTTGGGGAGCAACAAGGCCTCCTCCACGGCCGAGGCAACGTGGCACCCAATGCCACCGTTGAAGTTCCTGAGTGATGCATCATCCCTCAAGGGCTCCCTATTGTGCATGGGCACTGGGAGCTAGGCTTGTGGCTCAGGAGGTTGAGTGTCCGACCTCTCCCAGCCTCGTTGAGATGGGTGGATGACTTTTTgttgctttgcagctcgttgaGCTTCCTCTTCCTGGGTCGGACGGGACCTTCCTGTCTCAACCACATCCTTCCCTTTTTGCTCCCTTCTCCTTTTTGGATCAACAGGATCAGGTCTAATGGGCTGAGGTGGGTGAGGAGCAGGAGGAGGAGATTTGGGACGAGGAGGGGGGATCTGAGGTTGGGTGGACTTCCCCGGTACACTTTTTCTCGGCTGATTTTCTATCAGCTCTATTAAACTCCTTTGAGGCTTCCTTTGGATACCCATTTCGTCAAAGACTTCCTCGGGAGGTAAGTCTGGTTAAAAGCCTCGAATTCTTCAGAGGAATCTGATAAATCTACAACTTCGTTtggattttcttcttcttcttctccttcttcttcttcttctccttcttctcttctttcctCCTCTTCCCTGAGAACGAGCTGGGATGAAGATGCTCCTACTGAAGGAGTGGCAACGAAAAGTGGTTGAGTGTGGGATGTATCTCTAGGGAGTGGAACACCTTCTGGAACGACAAACCCTTGGTATGTAACACTGATGCGGTAGAGCTGGGGGTCGCGAGCTTTGATCACGTACTTGGGGGTTTGGAAGGCGAACGAAAGGGGGGTGTATCCAAGGATCAGATGAGCTACTCGGAGTTGACCGTCAACTTCGTTCACATACACCTCGGCTTGCAAGACCCTATCCAAGCTTGCCTTATTAACTAAACTGAGTTTAGGCTTGGTAGTATGCTTGTCTATAAAATCATTGAATTAGAATGGGGCTTTATTAGGAACAAGGACATTGAGACATAGAATGgaaacataaatcaaaattcatGAATCTACAGCTATTCCCCCACCTGGCTCTCCTTCCTCCATTGGACAGGGtaggccatcatgccattccctgaagaagataaggaaatcctcctttaaaTTCTTGTTGGAAGTGGGAAGGAACTGGATTAATCTTACTGCAGGATACCTCGATTTGAGGTAATATCCCTGCCCCTTCAAATGGTGCAgattgtacacccaattcacatcatggtgggtcaggtTTAGGTTCATTCTCTCGTTCAAAGTTTCTATACTTCCCAAGACCCTAAACATGTTTTGGGCACACTGTGTGGAAGATAACCTAAAAAACCTAAGGTAATTCCTGGTAATGGTACCCATGGGAATGGTCATCCCaccctctatgaaggcaatcatgggaataaccATCTCCCCTGTTTTCCTAGCACCGACCCACTCCCCCTAGG is a genomic window of Quercus lobata isolate SW786 chromosome 2, ValleyOak3.0 Primary Assembly, whole genome shotgun sequence containing:
- the LOC115962009 gene encoding leiomodin-2-like, which codes for MGIQRKPQRSLIELIENQPRKSVPGKSTQPQIPPPRPKSPPPAPHPPQPIRPDPVDPKRRREQKGKDVVETGRSRPTQEEEAQRAAKQQKVIHPSQRGWERSDTQPPEPQA